The genomic window ACGCTGAGCTGCTCCTACCCACCACGCTATAAGACAAACACCAAATACTTCAGCAAGGTCGTCGATTCCACAGAAGCGGACCTCATTcgcacaagcatacacaacaCTTTGGTCAGAGTAGGGGGACTCTCTTTGTACGACGACACCAGCAGGCAACAGGTCAGAGTGACGTTTGATGCAGTGAAGTCAGGGGATGCTGGACAGTATATGACAGGCATAGATATTACTCTACTTCCTGATCCCACCTGTAGGTTTCAACTGGAGGTACAGAAAGGTGAGTGTGTGATTTTGACTGTgtagtggggagtgtgtgtgtgtatgtgtgtgtgtgtgtgtgtgtgtgtgtgtgtgtatgtgattttgATTGTgtagtggggagtgtgtgtgtgtgtgtgtgtgtgtgagagagagagtaaagcatTGTTTTACCACTTGTTTCAGCCCCAATAGGTAAAGGTAAACTGCAGAGAGATGATAGAAATTCTACTCATCAGAGACATGGCAATGCTGAAAAAGAAggtatctaacacacacacacacacaatttcagaTTCGGCATTGGTCAgctaaaagtagcctagtaggcctactttcaggCCTAACAATAGCCTATATTTACTAAACTTACTTTTTGTTtccttttattttattgttatttgtgtgtgctttaacATCAGCAAAGCTTTTGCCTTCATTCAGTATTTAGTTCATGAGTCCTCTACATCTGCTGcatgcatcctttctgtttttcaccacaagtagcctacagattcttgcgtgcataggcctacattctcattccctctccaaaatgtgcccattGTGTATGCTGGCCAAGTGTGtagttctgacacacacacacacacacacacacacacacacacacacactcctcatgtTGTTCCAGTGGTGTATTAATAGTGTGTTGTTATTCTTAGACCTTGTGGGCCAGACAAGCATCTGGCAGACAGCTGAAATGAACGTCACCACCATGACCAACCACCATTCAGCAGGAGTAGATGGAGCAAACCACCAGTTTGGTGAGAACACACtcgatagaacacacacacacacacacacacacaaacactgttaACGGAGAAATCCAGCGAGTGCTGATAGTACTCAATGACCTCGATAagtggagatctatgtgaaaagaTTTCTCCTTTATTTTTCTCCTTAATTTTGccttttttaacttttttttgtggTTGTACAGTTGTTTAAATCTGACGACTGAGGACACTGGACAAAAAGTAGCACACCgagaacacacatacaaaagcaCTCATAGCTACATATCCATACATTTCTCTGCTTCTCTGcaccatgcaaacacacacacacacacatatatatatacacacacgttGGCTGATGTTTGTCTTGTGTAATGTTGTCCTCTTGTCCTCCAGAGTCCTGGTTCAGCCTCcctattctggtgtgtgtgtgcgctctactcatagtgtgtgtgttcagcctcctcctcctcttcaaacTGCACTGCAGCACTGAGCATGATGAGCACAACATCGGTAAGTCTGCACACTCCCCATGTGTTTATACATCTTATAAAGTGTacctatactgtacacacacacacacacacacacacacacagagatgtatgtgtatgcgttgCTTCCAggcacatactcatacacacaaaaaactctctctctctctcgcacacacacacacaaagaaatgaaCTGCGCTTCTTGCTCCTCAGCCTCCATCTCACTGAGCTACCGGGTGAGACCGCGGAGCAGCCAAACAGTGAGTGTGATCTTTTATTCATGGTGCTATTTTTTGTATCTTATCATATTATTTTAGAAATCGTCTTCATTTGCTCTGTTTCAGATGTATTAACACGTAAACATTTTAGAGATGATTTAAGTTGTCATGTGTGTCGTCTCTGGGACTGTATCTTAAATGCAGAGTAGAATGCAAAGTCTGTCAACGAAAACAGTTCTTGTGTGTAAAATAAAGCTGCCATGTGGCATGTGGGAGTATTAAGCTAACTCATCAGTGTTTTGCATTTAACATCAAGGTGTTAAATTAGGTAATCGATTGTTGCCTAGTTATTAAATTAGTTTTAACTTAGACTCAAGACTTTGCAAATTGTATTTAATTCCAATTAGAGAGCTTCAATCTTTTTATTcttgattgttttgtttgtgattaacacacaacacagagtgATTATGAGACGATGAACTCGGTCCTTGGCGATAACACGACGCAGTCCTCGGTTGCTGTGGAGAGCGCGGCGCCCTCAGACGCGGAAACCTCCATCCCGATCTACGCCGAGGTCCAGCGCCGAAGCCACGTCTACCAAAACCTCCGCGCTGACACGCTCCAGGAAGCCATCTACTACAATCTGGATGTCCCAGCCAATAAGCATGTGCCCAATGTCTACCAGGAACCAATCAACATTTAAGTATCAggttgcatttttttttctgccaatCAGAGTTCTTGCTGTAATATCGAGAGCCCGGTAACCGATTAGGGCTAAGGATGACCGTTTCTATTAGACCTGAAAGAACCTTGGGGCTGACATTCACCTGAGGAACTTCTGCACCTGCCTGCACATCTGGCCAATCAGCGTGCTTGTTCCAACAACACCAACATTCCAGTGACAAATTATTGACTTTTCAAAGACGTGAAAAAACATCTGAAGGAAATGTTTAGAATAAGGGTTCAATTTTTCCACCATTTCTCATACTTGTAAGTTTTAATGGTTTATAAATTAGTAGGTTAACAAAATATGAATTTATATTTCGTCTGTATATTAAAACTGCTATAAATATTTAGCTGAATGGTCTACAAATATTGTTGTGTCATGtttcaaaacaaataaaacaacaacaacagaagagAAATAGAGATATTTGTGCCAACTGCCACCattacattgtgtgtgtctatatgtccAGTGTGAAAAAGGATACCTCTTCTCTTCACTTGCTACAAACTGTCAAAGCTACCTTGTGCAATACACAAAGTGACTCTGcaaccacacactcacctccacTCACCCTTTTATTATGTTattgctgtgtatgtgtttatggcttgtgtgtgtcttttgtacTTCTGGAgatgttaaaggagaaatccgggcaatttttacatggatcttgatCGCTAGACGTCGCCGAGTACTGTCGATAGGAAACATTTACGATCACAAGTCCGGTGCTACAGAAAtggagtagctgcagctaatggCCAGTACTCCCATTGACCTACAGTGCTAGGTCTGGGGGCATCATCTAAATGTGCCTTTATTGCCtcttaacagactcaaaatTACATTAAAAGGTCTGTACAATGTGAGTGTATTATTATGTATGGAGTCCttactgtatgtgacaaaacgATGCATTTTCTACTCATTAGCTGAGAAAAAAaccccaaaaacaaacaaaaaaaaaaaaacatttgaattcAAAGCTtgtggaaaaacaaaaacaaaaaaaacaaaaacatttgaatTCATTGGAAACATGGGAGACCAGTGGAAGAGCTGGAGGTCTAGAAATCAGGGAAGTCTAGAAATCAGGGAAGTCGTAGagtctaatgtaatgtaatgcataaGAGCTGGAAGTCTAGAAATCAGGGAAGTCGTAGAGTCTAATGTGATGTAATGCATAAGAGCTGGAGGTCTAGAAATCAGGAAAGTCGTAGAGTCTAATGTGATGTAATGCATAATGTTATTTGAAGTTTAAAAATGTAACCCCTTGCTTGCtgtgaggaaaggagagagtttTGCAAGGTCGCTTTGTTTGGACCTTGCCTGGAAGAAATGAGTTTGTTTAGCTCTGAAAAGAGCTGCCTAGAGTGTACTGAAAAACTCCAACTGTGCTTCCTGGATCTGCCAATAAattcatatttttgtattgaatTGCCGTCTCCTGCCAACTTCTTCCCTCAAACACCTGAATGTGTACCAACCCTTTTAAAGTAGAGGGATTCTGGGAAAGGAAAGTGAAATAATCATAAATAACTCTGTATATTTCTATTTTCATgacaaaaggtgtgtgtgttgctgtttcaGCAACAGTGGGGATGTTATACCACCCCACTTGGAATGCCCACGGTTTAGCTATACAGTATGAGAGGCATTCTGATATGACCACATTGAGTCACTGTGCTTTCACTTGTGCCTGCTGGTCACAGCCCACACTATTTACTTCTTATGGTCACCACTGTGCTTCAATGAGTGAAGCCAAGGGAAACTTACACAAGCAGATCGTACAGTATGCTGCTTAAGAGTTATAGTTGGCCTCTATGAATAGCAAAATGTAGAGGAACGATCTAAAGGAGGATATGAAAAATAGTGATGCATTATGCATTAGCCCacatacactctgtgtgtgtgtgtgtgtgcgtgcgtgtgcgtgtgcgtgtgtgtgtgtgtgcgtgtgcgtgtgcgcgtgtgtaggTGTGCGTGCTAATGCTCTTTTTTAATATCTTCCATCACTTCCTTCAAATACATTCACACTGctctgacacacaaacaaacactctctctctctctcacacacacacacacacacacacacaccagtcccgGCGTCATGGGGGGGCCTTGGGGGGCCAGGCCtgtcctggaagtcatctgtgcccgccctggacgagcttggctgcaccaaccaacaccaatcccatagattgatttggtaacgctttagaataacatgtgcttattaggtattaacagtgcataataagcagttaacaattcattactaacagttagttaacatGCAGcgtgtaagtgttaataagcagccttttaagttacttacaagcatatttgttaacagttgtatatgttaacaagcagcttgttaatgcttgttaatggtgtataaaacaaagaggtggataactaatacccttcttacctatttgtacctttcttacctatttgtagtaaattttgcagccctCCAATctaaacatatttgtaaaaagcatAGCTAGTGTGATATAGCACATTGGAATATAGAATCAACATAAACAATTTCATCACAGTATTAGAGAAGTAGTGTAGCTCAATAAGTAGCAATGCATTCTCTGCTgcaggagaccggggttcgattcctgctCACTGCaacaattttgaaggtgcatttctcacagctaaaccaagctagatagagagatacagtatatagagagatagaaggttgggcttgtggaactataggctacatggtcctcgctttagatttaGACATCAGTCACACGGTATGGAAATGTATAAGAATCTCATGGAATAATCACGTTATGCAGTCATCTGAAGACAGCCGCAGGCGGCTACATCAAGTCGAatcccccattctctctctctctctctctgtctctttctaggGTAGATTTATCAAGTCGTTTGCGTTTCCAGCCGTTAATTGTTTGCAAAGACTGGCTTAACCAATGCAAGCTATTgacaaacaggccgcacttgGGTAAAACCTCAGACTGCCTGAAAATGGCATTCagaggagggtcaggggaaaaTGGGAGTTTTGTGTTAAAAAGTAGGAGGAGAACGATAAAATTTTGACTAATTAGGTATTTCCCTGTATTTACAAAAAACTGCccatgaaagcgcacgtctgttTTGAGGTGTGTTTCACAGAGTCGTTAGTGGTGTATGTTGATTATTACAATAAAATATATCGgcacaatgtatgatttccagccgccttatttgctattgtggaactattttttcagacacctcacaaccgcgtataaacttccgctcaatatttgaacctgaagcatagacggtggctatggaaaatgccaaataaaacacgacagaaactgtattacgctacgctacttgttttggaacatcaacgaacaccactaactactcggtgagttgcacagttttgaaaacgaacgttaagggttgttttaggttGTTTCAGGGTTTCTGAAACAAAGCAGGAAAGGTTAACACAATACAGTACATGAACATAAATATATTCAAACTGAAACTCTGAGGTATTTAATCAGTTAAAACATGTCATGAAACCCTTTTAGAAGAATATTAAGTAAATCATTCCACCAGGAATCACAGAAGAATGGAGTCTTGACTGTGGCCTCTTAGTGTTGATGGAAGGCCGACATAGCAGACGCTCATCATATGAAAACACATGATGATCCACTTCATGGAGATGATCCATAGAATAACGCACCATATTGCCAGCTTGTTGTTGACTTctggagaggtcacacccaacacctgccactgaccatcgacggtgctgtggtggagagagtgagcagcaccaaattcctgggggtgcacatcagtgaagacctctcctggaccaccaacactgcatcactggcgaagaaagctcagcgccgcctgtacttcctgcggaaactcaggtgagcaagtgctccaccagccatcatgaccacattctaccgaggcaccattgagagcatcctctccagctgtatcgctgtgtggggcggaagttgcactgaatacaacaggaaagccctgcagcgcatagtgaacacagctggaaggattattgatgcttcacttccctccctgaaggacatttacacctcccacctcacccgcaaggtgACCACagttgtgagtgatgcaagtcaccccgctcacaatttgtttgatcaactgccctctgggaagaggtacagaagcctgtgctcccgcaccaccagactcaccaacagcttcatacaccaggctgttaggatgctgaactctctcccccctctcccccctccaccctcagctacataacatcctggactttggacccacaatggctgccttgcactactccacttgtacacttgcacacttgttgttgttgtcctgttgtcctgaaaacacttttgaacacacctctgctgctcttacataacttgcaccactatgccacttgcatacttaggtcaaacagaactacctcagccatttattatattgactgtctactgtatgcacaattgcacattttcaactcaaattttgctgctcttattttcttcattgtatgtgccttcttatttttactttttatattgtttacttgaatgttatgtttgtctgtggacctaattggtaaaatatgtcttgtctccaccgtgggatagtgggaaacgtaatttcgatctctttgtatgtcttgacatgtgaagaaattgacaataaagcagactttgactttgacattgagctgtgctgtgttcaCCTCTGACATCAGAACTCCCCCCGGTGGCCAAAACGCTGTGGTGCAGCCAATGTGACACTTATGCAGAGAGCAGAGATCCTGCGTTACTGACTGACTGGGTTAAAGAAGGCGTTACTGACTGGGAGTCCGTGCCCTTTATAGCCCTCCAACTTAAAGGCCAGCATCCTGAGCTCCCCCTGTTGGCCACACTGTTACACTGCAACTAGTGACACTCatgcagagaaggagagattgtCCAGCACGGCAGCCCAAAGCAACAGAGGGGTTACAGTAAGAGGCAGGAGCCTTTACCTTACTCTGTCCCTTACTcactatatgcacacacacacacacacacacacacacaatatagatTTCAGTGGAATGACTGTAGACAACACATGACAGAGGACGTGCTAAAATAAAGGCTGTTTGCCCGGCCTCAGTGTGGTGTGAAGACTCTTAACCACACAGGAAGCTGATGGGGCACGTACTGTAGCTGCCTTGTATAGGCACTTGtatgggggtggaggaggggtatctaaagtgaaaaaaagatttaataaaaaataatttataaaATGTAAACTGCAGAATtatgaaaagaaaataaatatgtgACTATCTCTTTCTCATATAAGAGCCCAAGAATGATGCACAGAAGTGTGAGTCATCATCAAAGAGGAACTTGTTCCTCAGTTCAGTCAGTAATTTATGCAGAGTTGACCACACTCTCAACAAGAGCCCTGGCTGGCTCTTCTGGTCTGTATTTGTGATCTGGACTGAGTGACTGACCGGTAGCAGAGGCAAGTCATGGTAAGAGACGGCTTAAATATGTTATGGCTACTGAGGACATATGAATCATATGGATATGTTTGTGTTATTTGGAAGGTTAAGTTTCCTAAAGTCTACTTGTGGTTTTTCATTTGTACCTGGTGACACACAACAGTGTTTACGAGTGAAGTTGAAAATATTACCATCTCAGCTTGTAGTCTtttcaacaacaataataaaagtAAAGAGTAGTGTTACCTTATAATTGCTGATAACACAAATTAGATGAAGTTAATGTTTAAGGTTGTACAATCAAATTAATTCAGTTGAAATACTGTAACATGCTAAGAAACATGCTAACAGTTGGCTCTGCACCACACTGAGGTTCTGTGCTGTTTTATTGTCAGTTTCTACAAAGCTTGTAGTTATAATGTTGCAACTGAAACCTTCAGGGTTTGCTGTTGATGGTAATGAGCTGTGTGACCTCTCTGTCTGTGATGGTCCTGATCATCACAACTCAAGGTATGTTAAACACTTAATATTTTTCTTCCGTGTCTTTGTCACTGTTGGCTTATGTGAAAGCTAGCTAGTAGTGTCTTTTGATTATATAGTTGGCAGTGTTGTGGTGtgaaatgttgcttttacaTTTCCATGGGGTTGTCTACATACTACCCACTCAGACTGACTATTTCATTGACATACATGTTGCATATCAGCGGCGGCTCGCCCATAGAGAGCGCTGGGGCGCCGACCTCCCGCCAACCTgcctatttttttattttttataattttttttatttttttatatctctCATTTTGAAAAATATAATCTGTATTACTTAAATGCTAAAAAGGATTTTACTTTATAATGTGTTTAGAACTTTCCAGAATGATATTTTCATTCACTTTCACGTTCAACTTTCACATTCAACGTGGTGTAGGCTAGTAGCCAATAGGCTGTCTTCCCTGGGCTCCAGTTCGCTCAGCACTACTAGCGCTGGAATTTAAGCCAATGGCTCCCCGGTTGCTAcgcaaaaaagtatatatttcGCCAATCATCATCTCGAATTTTATGGTGTGGGGGCGCTGAAAATATCGCCCATAGTATCAAGTGCACCATTGAACGTTAAGACATTTACTTCAGAGGGGAGTGTGAGGGCAGCATGGCGATGTCAAATGGCACTAATGTAGTCGTGGGAGTTCAGCTATCCCCAAATTCAGTTAAATGTCTACACCTGTATCCATTCGAAAGAAGAACATTAGCGGAAAAACTAATTGTAAAAGAACTCGGACCAGACAAGCCAGAAGTGAATATAACACAACAGGTGCGAGAAAAGGAGAAGACCTACAAGAGAACATTTTCCAGAGGTTGGTTTGATCGAAAGGCTTTGCTAACTAGCTGTGGGTATGCCAATGCAATCTTTTGCTGTCCCTTGTTTATTGGTTAAAAAAGTGCGTGTGATAGTTCGTGGACACAGACAGGGGTGACAGACCTGAAACATATGTCAGAGCGCATTAAGAAACATGAGCTGGCAAGAGTGCATATGGACAACTCTGTGAAGTTAGCCATGCTAGGCCGAATTAGCATAGCCACACAGCTAAATGAGGGACACTGCATTGCCATAAGAAAACAAAACGAGGAGGTGGACAGGAATCGGCATATTTTGTCAAAGATCGTTGATGCCGTGAAACTTTGTGGGGCCTTTGAACTTGCTATGCGTGGTCATGATGAGAGTGACACATCAGAAAACCCTGGCATTTTCCTGGGTCTCATTGACCTAATGGCCTCAATCGACCGTGATTTGGAGGAGCACCTGGAGAACGCAACTGTTTTTAAAGGAACTTCCAAGACCGTGCAAAATGAACTGTTAGACTGCATGTTTTCAGTTCTCAGAAACCACATTCTGGAAGAGGTAAAACAGTCGGACTATATTGCCATTCAGGCAGATGAGACAACCGACATCTGCACTCATTGTCAGCTCGTGCTTGTGTGCTATGGTACATAGATGGCCACAACAACATTCAAGAACACTTTTTTGAGTTTATCGCGCTTCCAAATGCGACCGCTGCTACGATTGCCACTGAATTATTGGAAAGGCTGAGGACCATTCTTCCTGCGGGACAAGAGCGAAAATTAATTGCCCAGGCCTATGATGGTGCCGCAGTGATGCGGGGTGCTACAGGTGGAGTGCAGCGTAAAGTTCAAGATGTCTACGGGAGTGCCTCCGACGTTCACTGTTATGCGCATCAATTGAACCTCATCATGCAGCAGGCAACATCCCACATCCCGAAGATCGGCCAGTTTTTTTCAGACATTGGGGGTTTTTCTACATCAAACCAAGTCAATCAAACGAACGGCAGTGCTAGATGAGGTGGTGgcacaccgacacacacgcacctgctATCTCAATTCAATAAGCTTTATTGGTTGTCTGTCACTCTCAGTCattcactgactcactcactaatATACATactttttcacacacatttgCCATTAGTGAAAAAATAGTGACAAAATAGTGATCTCAATAGGAACATAACTGTATGTAACTGTATGTTTAGACAGGATCATGCCTGCCCTTAGCACATGCTTTATCAACTAGCTGTAGAATATAGCTTTGCACAATTAACTTACAAATATTGCATATAGCAATAATATAAGCTCAGATAACTAGCAAGCAACCATGGCATGTCTTGGCATGCACCTAGCCATAGCATTCATTGCAAATTTACCATTAGTACATTACTAGGTTACTACAATATTTTGTCAGTAATCGACTGATAATAACAAACTCTCAGCTTACCTCAATATGTTTTTTCACAGCGAGTTTTTGAAAGCCATTAGCTTGTGGTACTTGGGTGCACAGAGCTTGCAGCAGTGCATCCGAAAGGAGTTGTTTTTGCATCCAACCATTTTGAACCAGTTCTTCCAGGGATGTACAAGGATTGGCTGGTCTTCCTGGCTACCAACCTCTTCGCTAGTGCTTGGTTGGGACATTTCGCGCAAGTTATCTTCTCTGCCATGGACATctttgtaggctacttcgctaCATATGTTTGCTACATGTATGTCCTTGTTGGAATGTGATGTGATTTGTGTCATGTGCAGGTGGTGTGATGGATCGCGTACAAACCAACAGGGTGTCAGAAtggtatatgtttatacttcttGATGGGGTGATTTATCTGGataggttttcttttttttgtgatgACAAGCCGGAATGAAAACAGGCCGAAATTAATTATGAGTAATGAGgctatttttaaaatgtaaggagtagaaagtatataatgtgcatgaaaatgtaaggagtagaagtaaaaataaaatactCCAGTAAAGTATAGATACCCCAAATTCCTACTCAAGTAATGTAACAAAGtatttacagtgcatgcaaatgcactgtactgttcttcctaggcttcttcttattagagtgcatgaaaatgcactgtactgttcttcctaggcttcttcttattagagtgcatgaaaatgcactgtactgttcttcctaggcttcttcttattagagtgcatgaaaatgcactgtactgttcttcctaggcttcttcttattcttccttCTAACGCATtaaatgcagcttcaaccgtttaacgtagaaacttcattcaaactatgttgcgtaggtcttacttaggacatgtgggctttgtatttttcaactttgtaacttttatactttttaaactattaattaaaaactactcaaaatttccccattgacttaacattgggcctttatgacatcacaatagagccgttaagcaattagaatcctatggcaggtgttcaggccacctggatcaactgccagtctcaggctttaagcaaactggccctattaagactacacatcctgttcaactgcttcctctgccaaaaactgtttcaaaataaaagtcctcactacaatatttcactgttaaacaatttaaccctttaaaccagtgtttctcaaagtgtggtccgcaagctatcccaagtggtccgcgagcagatgtggtaaaatataatatagatgagttgtttgcaatattgtaccaacttgtatgtaaatccaaacagttctgcaacactgcctatgtaagctatgccatcagtttaaatcataaattaaggtggttcagtgagtaagcctattgtgtaggctaatatactgttgaagtaggtctaatctttttttttttagctaggtggtccgtgcgtttcttttttattggttaagtggtccttcgtctgaaaaagtttgagaaacactgctttaaactactgaactgtttaactgttcagccattgtaactgttacttgtcatacACTATGACTCTTACCCACTGTAgatagttagcatggttagcatgatagcattgctaacattgttaacattgttagcatttttaacaaaacggctaaaaatgattagctaagtaacatggttagcatagttagcatgctagcattctagttagcatttttagcaaaactgctaaaaatgattagctaagtaacatggttaacatagttagcatgttagttagcatttttaacaaaactgctaaaaatgattagctaagttagccaagtaacatggttagcatagttaacatggtagcatgttagcatgctagttaacatagttagcataactactaaaattattagctaggttagctaagtaacatggttaacatagttagcattttaacattgttagcatgctagttagcatagtaacttggttagcattattatctttgttaacatagttagcataactgctagc from Alosa sapidissima isolate fAloSap1 chromosome 9, fAloSap1.pri, whole genome shotgun sequence includes these protein-coding regions:
- the LOC121719556 gene encoding uncharacterized protein LOC121719556 — translated: MILCLSLLSLSLLHLVPGVFGEQNGKPVEGRPFTLSCSYPPRYKTNTKYFSKVVDSTEADLIRTSIHNTLVRVGGLSLYDDTSRQQVRVTFDAVKSGDAGQYMTGIDITLLPDPTCRFQLEVQKAPIGKGKLQRDDRNSTHQRHGNAEKEDLVGQTSIWQTAEMNVTTMTNHHSAGVDGANHQFESWFSLPILVCVCALLIVCVFSLLLLFKLHCSTEHDEHNIASISLSYRVRPRSSQTSDYETMNSVLGDNTTQSSVAVESAAPSDAETSIPIYAEVQRRSHVYQNLRADTLQEAIYYNLDVPANKHVPNVYQEPINI